The genomic interval TGATGCCTGGAGGCTTCCATTAAACACCTCAGGGCTGGTCATATTGGTCATGAAGTAACCGGGCTCAATCATCACCACCTTCACTCCGAAGTAGGAGAGCTCCCTCCTGCAAGGGAGACAGGCAGAGGGGCAAGGACTTCAGAGGTCCTCTTGCGAAACAAAACACGAAAGAACAGTAAGACACCAACATAGGATTGGGGTGGGATACGCTGGAATTTCTCAGAGGTTGTGAGGTACAGAAGCCAGGGGGAGAAAACTCAGGATGATGGTATTGCTTCTGTATAGAGTGTGAATATTTTTCCAATTAGTTTACATACCTGTGCTTACCAGCTCTAAATCCTACCAGCTGTGCTACAAGGCATCACTTAAATGTTATCTCCTCCTATTCCTCTCACCTCCAATCAATCACCACACTTTGCACGTTTTATCTTTCCCATACTCCCCagtcccctctctcccctctcctgccctgcTAACCCCCTGGCCGCCTGCCCTCTAGGGAGCATCTCTCTGCCCGCGGTATCAGATCCCCCACATCAAAGCCACCCTCTCCCTGCAGCCCGTGGAGTGTCCACACTGATTTGATTAAGTAGCTCCCTGGATAAATGGCTTCATGGGGTACACTCCCCACAGGGCTCCCAGAACCTAAGTACCGCAGCAGTTGAGCACATGGAAGGGCTGCACAGCCAAATAATATCAGTTCCAATTCTGCCTCCGACACTTGGTGACTGTGGACCCTCACGCAAGGCAGGAATATGTTGAATCAAACTCCTTAGGCCTTGCACCCACTTGGACACCCAAAAGATAAAAGGGTGCTTCCCAGTGAAAAACCTACACAGAGCAGGAGAGAGGGATCTAGAAGGAAGGGCCATTAGGTctctaaagaaagaaaaccccTGTAGAAGGCCCCCCAGAAACATAGAAgcaggaggacagaggaagggccTCCATTCCAGGCCATTACCTGAGGGAGTCTGAGAAAGCCTCCACGCCGTACTTGGACATGCAGTAACCTCCACCAAAGAGGGACACACGGCCCATGACACTGGAGACGTTGACCACACGGCCCCTCGCCTTCCGCACTAGGGGCAGCAGACTCAGGGTCACCTCAATCATCCCCAACAGGTTCACGTCGAGCATCTTTACGAAGTCTTGTTTGGTCAGCCACTCATTGGGTGCCATGGGCGTACAAATGCCGGCATTATTCACCAGGCCCCAGAGTCCTGGGAACAGTGAGGGCAAGAGGGCAACACCATGCTGGGCCCATTAGTGAGGACCCAGCGGTGGTTCCAAGTCACCTTCCACCCAGTGAGGACTTTAGGAGAGAGGCCGCAGGGGGAACGGCTGGAACAGAGACCAACATGCTGCCTGCGGGTCTGGGGAGACCAGACCCTGTAAGTGGTTGGAGGACAGAAGGTGCGCCGCCCTCCTGACTCAGTCTTCACGCCCAGCCCACTGCCTGGTGACAAGGGGCAAGCACCCCAGATTGGATGAAGGCAGGGACTGAGGTTGAAGAAATCTAGTGGGTCCATAGTCTGGAACTCGGAGGCTGAAGTTTTGGGTTTTCACAGTCCATGTTGTCCTTGTAGACATTATCAATATTCACCtacattttcagattttctgATAGCTGCAGGACTGAGTGCTCAACAACCAGtatgagggaaagagagggaaataTAGAGAGACaatgaggaagggaggggaagagaggaacaAAAGAGACAGTagataaaaggcaaaaaaagatgAGTAATATCTGGGTGGATATTGGCTGGGTAAAACAGACCTGAAATCCCAGGTTTGGGAGAACATGTTGACAGGCCTGGTATTGACCTCTAGGGCCTGGCCTTAAAACACCCGCATCAATACTGAGCAATGTTCCTGCAGGAATCTGGGGAATTCCATGGGGGGTAGGCTTTCAGGAGGAGGCAAGGCTGCCTCTGTTTACCCATCACCCTCAGAGCACAGAGTTCACCCCCTACCCCAGAAAATTCCATCTTCTCCTCCCACCCACACAGGAGTCCACGCTAGCCCCATCTCCTTGGTGCAGATTCACCTAACTTAATGGAGACCTCTCTGCAAGTATCAAAGACACAATCCCAAGGTTTTAAAGACTTGGTAACCATAGACCTCAGGGTGGCAGGAGCAGGCTATTGAGGGATGGGGTAGGGCTGCCAGAAGTATCCACACAGAGAGTTGAGTTCCTCCCCTACTCAGTAACACGTGTGCCTTGTAGGAAGAATATTTTCCAACCATTGTCATCAAAGGCACAATCAACATACATGGTTATAGCGTAGGGAACTGGGTAGAAAGAAGTTTGCCAAGATATCATTTATGTTGAATATGATGAATAAAAGGTAGGAAATAATTATGTATCATACCATGAGGTACTTTTTAGTAAGTAATGCTATTCTAAGGGGTAGTATATTCTCAatcataatttattaatttttggaagAAATTTTTATTATGTTGTAAATCTGTACATCTTTCTTTAGTGGAAAGAAAGTGATACTAATATGTGcaaaatataatattatgtcaAAATATTATCAGTACTTATTTCTGGGTGGTGAGATTTTGAGAGTGTTTGGCTTTAATGCCTGCACTTTTCTGAGTTTCCACAATGATcatgttttaaattatacttggatgaaagaaattcaagttCTCTCCTTCTCCTGCAAAACAAAGGCACAActgtagtaattaaaaaaaaaaaaaaaaaaaagaagaagaaaagaagaaaaacagaaaacaaagagagagagagaaagtaaccCTTAAGTAGTTTTCTGACCTTCCTTAGACAAGTCCTGGCAGCTCAATGTTGTCATCTGAAAATGGGTGACATTTAAACCCAAGTAGGACGACTACGGGTCACCAGCAAGAACATGATCAAGTGCTGAGAACACAGCCCAGCTCCAGcgctgccccccagccccccatgCAGCCTTCCAGCCAGAGCAACCGTCTCCACCCCTCCTCCAGAAAGTGCACCCCGATCACCCTGGTCACTCAGCATCAAGGAACCCAGACCTCctgctgagggaggaggggacacCAGACAGGAAGTCTGCAAGGACACATTCTCATCAGGGAAAACTCGCCCCCAAACTGCAGAGCCTCAAGGTTGGGAGGTGGGTGTGGGATGGAAGAGGCTTGGCTGGTAAGCTGGGTGAGGTAAAGAATGCAGGGAGGACTTCAAGTCCTGGAAAACACCTTGGGAATCTCCCCAGGTAGCTGTCAAGGGGTCTCCCCttcacagagagagaagaaataaacagaaaaaagaaatgtgggtGGTACCTCTGTCCCCGACACGCTCCTTCACCCACTCAGTGGCCGCAGCAATGCTCTCAGTCTTGGTGACATCCAGGATCACTGTCTCCAGCCTGTCTGACGTCTGGTTCCTCAGCTGCTCGGCCCCCTGCTCTGTCAGACACGCAGCCAGCACCCTGAAGCCTCGCAGGTGCAGCTGCCTGGCCAGCAGGTTCCCGAAGCCCGAGTCACAGCCCGTGATGAAGACGAACTTGTCCTGGAGGTGGCTCACCACCTGCTTCTCCCGGTACCAGCGCAGGAGGTAGTACAGGCCCACGAGGACCGCCAGGCACAGCCACATGGCTTTGCAGGGGACAGACACAGACAGGCTGGGGTGAAACTCGAGTCAGGCTAGTGTTCAAACTGGAGGACTAAAGAACACACACGATGTTGATTGGCCAACCAGCCTCCAGGCTCTCTGGCATGGAGTCCTCAAGATTTTCCTGTTCACCCTCTTTGGTGAGTATTATTGATTCTAACCCCAAATGCATGCTA from Balaenoptera ricei isolate mBalRic1 chromosome 10, mBalRic1.hap2, whole genome shotgun sequence carries:
- the LOC132372576 gene encoding retinol dehydrogenase 16-like, with the translated sequence MWLCLAVLVGLYYLLRWYREKQVVSHLQDKFVFITGCDSGFGNLLARQLHLRGFRVLAACLTEQGAEQLRNQTSDRLETVILDVTKTESIAAATEWVKERVGDRGLWGLVNNAGICTPMAPNEWLTKQDFVKMLDVNLLGMIEVTLSLLPLVRKARGRVVNVSSVMGRVSLFGGGYCMSKYGVEAFSDSLRRELSYFGVKVVMIEPGYFMTNMTSPEVFNGSLQASWDQASPEIKELYGEKFVANFMKTSNLLKPSWSGNLSLVTDCMEHALTACHPRTRYSPGWDAKLFYLPMSYMPTFLVDLMMYWGAPRPAKAL